One Companilactobacillus farciminis KCTC 3681 = DSM 20184 genomic window, TATTTTGTCTATTGATGAAAAGCGTGAACGTGTAGTTGAAGGGGACGTCATTGACGATGAACCTTTGATGGAAGCTTTGAAGGGTAACGACGTTGTTTTCGTAGCTTTGGATAGCAATTTGGAGCAATCAACGCAACGGATTCTTGATGGGATGGAGAAACTCGGTATCAAGCGAATTCTCTTTGCCAGTTCAATGGGATTATACAACGATGTACCAGTCAGCGATGGTGCTTCAGGTAATTTGACTGAAGATGCCATTTTGAAGCATTATCAAGCCGCAGCACAAATGGTAGCTGATTCTGGATTGAATTATACGATAATTCGTCCGGGCAATTTTGATAACGGTCAAGATTTGAATTATGAAGTTACCGCTGACGGCGAAGAAAATAAGAGT contains:
- a CDS encoding NAD(P)H-binding protein, with the translated sequence MTNVLIIGATGLVGQKVTKYFLDKTDDYLTLMARNTSILSIDEKRERVVEGDVIDDEPLMEALKGNDVVFVALDSNLEQSTQRILDGMEKLGIKRILFASSMGLYNDVPVSDGASGNLTEDAILKHYQAAAQMVADSGLNYTIIRPGNFDNGQDLNYEVTADGEENKSQDVSIVSVADFVVKLAQDEKLGAKESLGISRKEA